A genomic segment from Desulfurobacterium pacificum encodes:
- the gltA gene encoding NADPH-dependent glutamate synthase, whose protein sequence is MAKKEIIKKRVPVPERDPQERIKDFKEVKLGYSPQLAMEEAKRCIQCAHMPCVKACPVNVPIPQFIKLIAEGKFVEAARKIKEENIMPSVCGRVCPQEIQCEGACVIGKVGDPVAIGALEAFAGDHEASVGYEKFEIKEKTGKKIAIVGSGPAGIACAADLVKWGHDVTIFEALHEPGGVLVYGIPEFRLPNETVRRELDFLLDLGVKLKVNFIVGKTKTIYELLEEFDAVFIGSGAGLPYMLNIEGLNLNGVYSANEFLTRVIFMGANKFPEYDTPIFTGKRVAVIGGGNTAMDVARTAKRLKGVEEVYIIYRRSEAEMPARVEEVAHAKEEGVIFKTLTNPVRFVGENGWLKAVECVKMELSEPDESGRRRPVPIPGSEFLIEVDTVVMAIGQGPNPVVVEGVKEIKRGKKGEVLVDPETLMTDLPGVFAGGDVIRGGSTVILAMGDGRKAAKAIHEYVMNK, encoded by the coding sequence ATGGCTAAGAAAGAAATTATAAAGAAAAGAGTTCCGGTTCCTGAAAGAGACCCTCAGGAAAGGATAAAAGACTTTAAAGAAGTTAAGTTGGGTTACAGTCCTCAGCTTGCAATGGAAGAGGCAAAGCGCTGTATCCAGTGTGCACACATGCCTTGCGTTAAAGCCTGTCCCGTTAATGTGCCAATTCCCCAGTTTATAAAACTCATTGCAGAAGGTAAGTTTGTAGAAGCGGCAAGGAAGATTAAAGAGGAAAACATCATGCCTTCTGTCTGCGGAAGGGTTTGTCCGCAGGAAATTCAGTGTGAAGGCGCCTGCGTAATAGGTAAGGTAGGAGACCCAGTAGCAATCGGAGCGCTGGAAGCTTTTGCAGGTGACCACGAAGCGTCTGTTGGATACGAGAAATTTGAAATAAAGGAAAAGACAGGAAAGAAAATCGCAATCGTTGGTTCAGGTCCGGCAGGTATAGCCTGCGCGGCAGACCTTGTAAAGTGGGGGCATGACGTTACCATATTTGAAGCCCTCCACGAGCCTGGCGGCGTTTTAGTTTACGGTATTCCTGAATTCAGGCTTCCAAACGAAACCGTTAGGAGAGAGCTTGACTTCCTTTTGGATTTAGGAGTTAAGTTAAAGGTTAACTTTATCGTCGGTAAAACAAAAACCATTTACGAACTCCTTGAAGAGTTTGATGCTGTTTTCATCGGCTCCGGTGCAGGGCTTCCTTACATGTTGAACATTGAAGGCTTAAACCTTAATGGCGTTTACTCTGCGAACGAGTTCTTAACGAGAGTAATCTTTATGGGTGCAAACAAGTTCCCAGAATACGACACTCCAATCTTTACCGGCAAAAGAGTCGCTGTAATCGGCGGCGGTAACACTGCAATGGACGTTGCAAGAACTGCTAAAAGGCTTAAAGGCGTTGAAGAAGTTTACATAATTTACCGCCGTTCAGAAGCCGAAATGCCTGCAAGAGTTGAGGAAGTTGCACACGCTAAAGAGGAAGGCGTAATCTTTAAAACGCTTACAAACCCCGTTAGATTTGTCGGCGAGAACGGCTGGCTTAAAGCTGTTGAATGCGTGAAGATGGAGCTTTCCGAACCTGACGAGTCCGGAAGGAGAAGACCTGTTCCTATTCCCGGTTCAGAGTTCTTGATAGAGGTTGACACGGTAGTTATGGCTATCGGGCAGGGACCCAACCCTGTTGTAGTTGAAGGCGTTAAGGAAATTAAAAGAGGAAAGAAAGGCGAAGTTTTAGTTGACCCAGAAACGCTTATGACAGACCTTCCGGGCGTATTTGCCGGAGGAGACGTGATAAGGGGCGGTTCCACCGTTATCTTAGCGATGGGAGACGGTAGAAAGGCGGCAAAAGCCATTCACGAATACGTAATGAACAAATGA
- a CDS encoding sulfide/dihydroorotate dehydrogenase-like FAD/NAD-binding protein, which translates to MFKIVEKRELAENVDEFVIEAPEIAAKAQPGQFVIVRVTAKGERIPLTIAEKDPEAGTITLMVQRVGKSTFHLSCFEEGNCIKDVVGPLGKPTHIEKWGHVVAVGGGLGLAPIHHICQGVKEAGNQLTVIMGFRKKELIFWEDKMKLLADRVIVTTNDGSYGMKGLVTDALQKLIDDGEKIDMVICAGPVPMMKAVADLTKKYGIPTVASLNPIMVDGTGMCGACRVTVGGETKFACVDGPEFDAHQVDFDELMNRLKMFKDLEKVAMERFQEKHCGCKRGQ; encoded by the coding sequence ATGTTCAAAATAGTGGAAAAGAGAGAACTTGCAGAAAACGTTGATGAGTTCGTTATTGAAGCGCCAGAAATTGCTGCAAAAGCTCAACCTGGGCAGTTCGTTATCGTAAGGGTTACGGCAAAAGGCGAAAGAATTCCTCTTACCATTGCCGAAAAGGACCCGGAAGCAGGAACAATAACGCTAATGGTTCAAAGGGTTGGAAAATCCACCTTCCACCTCTCCTGCTTTGAAGAGGGCAACTGTATAAAAGACGTTGTAGGACCTTTAGGGAAGCCAACCCACATAGAAAAGTGGGGACATGTCGTAGCAGTCGGCGGCGGACTTGGTCTTGCACCCATCCACCATATCTGTCAGGGCGTTAAAGAAGCAGGCAACCAGCTTACCGTTATTATGGGTTTCAGAAAGAAGGAGCTTATCTTCTGGGAAGACAAAATGAAGCTCTTGGCAGACAGGGTAATCGTCACGACTAACGACGGTTCCTACGGAATGAAGGGACTCGTTACCGATGCCCTTCAAAAGCTCATAGACGACGGCGAAAAGATAGACATGGTTATATGCGCAGGACCCGTTCCCATGATGAAGGCAGTTGCAGACCTTACTAAAAAATACGGCATTCCAACAGTTGCTTCCCTTAACCCCATAATGGTTGACGGAACGGGAATGTGCGGTGCGTGCAGAGTAACCGTCGGCGGCGAAACCAAGTTCGCCTGCGTTGATGGACCTGAGTTTGACGCTCATCAGGTTGACTTTGACGAGCTTATGAACAGGTTAAAGATGTTCAAAGACCTTGAAAAGGTTGCAATGGAGAGATTCCAGGAGAAACACTGCGGTTGTAAGAGGGGGCAATAA
- a CDS encoding type II toxin-antitoxin system RelE/ParE family toxin: MLKLKRHKQFKKDLTRVTLTDKQFEKLVRYLSLLIDGKPLPPEAKDHPLIGDWKGFREFHLGGDLLVIYRKTLHEVILVRIGSHNQLFE; this comes from the coding sequence GTGTTAAAACTAAAAAGACATAAGCAGTTTAAGAAAGACCTGACCAGGGTTACCTTAACAGATAAGCAGTTTGAAAAGCTGGTCAGGTACCTTTCTCTTTTGATTGATGGAAAACCTCTTCCACCAGAAGCTAAAGACCATCCCCTAATTGGAGATTGGAAGGGCTTTAGAGAGTTCCATTTAGGTGGAGACCTTTTAGTGATTTACAGAAAAACGCTCCATGAAGTTATTCTCGTTCGTATAGGAAGTCATAACCAGCTCTTTGAATAA
- a CDS encoding type II toxin-antitoxin system RelB/DinJ family antitoxin, whose amino-acid sequence MNEVVKKERSNLYLNSEIKEKAKRILSHYGLSLSDAVNIFLAQVVLENGIPFKVRIPNKETLKVMEETVKGKNLEEASLEELVLEAESRVKTKKT is encoded by the coding sequence GTGAACGAAGTTGTTAAGAAGGAAAGGAGTAACTTGTATTTGAATTCTGAAATTAAAGAAAAAGCGAAGAGAATTTTGTCCCACTATGGTTTAAGCCTGTCTGATGCCGTCAACATATTTCTGGCACAGGTCGTTTTAGAAAACGGAATTCCCTTTAAGGTGCGCATTCCCAACAAAGAAACACTTAAGGTTATGGAAGAAACAGTGAAAGGTAAAAATTTAGAGGAAGCTTCGCTGGAGGAATTGGTTTTAGAGGCTGAATCTCGTGTTAAAACTAAAAAGACATAA
- a CDS encoding histidine phosphatase family protein, translating into MPKIILVRHGKTVWNAEGRYQGKMDIPLNEEGKEQARRVGEALKQFPIKAVYSSPLSRCRDTALEIAKHHNLDVILKDGFKEIDHGEWEGMLASEVEEKYPELLKLWREKPAEVKMPGEGGESLKDVYDRAVKAFEEVVKEHDNDDLIVIVGHDATNKVLMCHLLETDLNKFWAFKQANCGITVLEYDPETKKVVVHVANATGHLGKEIDFEVQKSL; encoded by the coding sequence ATGCCAAAGATAATCCTGGTAAGACACGGCAAAACCGTATGGAACGCTGAAGGCAGATATCAAGGAAAGATGGACATTCCTTTAAATGAAGAAGGAAAAGAGCAGGCAAGGAGAGTGGGAGAAGCTCTTAAGCAGTTTCCCATTAAAGCCGTTTACTCCAGCCCCCTCTCAAGGTGTAGAGACACCGCTTTGGAAATTGCAAAGCACCACAACCTTGATGTCATATTAAAAGACGGCTTTAAAGAGATAGACCACGGCGAGTGGGAAGGAATGCTTGCTTCAGAAGTAGAAGAAAAGTATCCTGAACTTTTAAAGCTCTGGAGAGAAAAACCTGCCGAAGTTAAGATGCCAGGTGAGGGCGGCGAAAGCCTGAAAGATGTTTACGATAGAGCCGTCAAGGCTTTTGAAGAAGTGGTAAAGGAGCACGACAACGACGACCTGATAGTTATCGTAGGACACGATGCAACGAACAAAGTGTTGATGTGCCACCTTTTAGAAACCGACCTTAACAAGTTCTGGGCTTTCAAGCAGGCTAACTGCGGCATTACCGTTTTGGAATATGACCCAGAAACCAAAAAAGTAGTTGTTCACGTTGCCAACGCTACCGGACATTTAGGCAAAGAGATAGACTTTGAAGTTCAAAAATCCCTTTAG
- the der gene encoding ribosome biogenesis GTPase Der — translation MKRLPVVAIVGRPNVGKSSLFNRLIGKKVAIIDDTPGVTRDRIVQEADLDDHKVILVDTGGVDTSGEGFAKETTEQAKRAMEEADIIVFVVDGKEGITPLDEEVGRILRKWKKPVIVAVNKVDEPFMEDMVYDFYRLGFDEVIPISTIHKIGIPTLTEKILTHLPPDLKETAKKEFEKEERRKKAEKLITEEASAELDQLADSLEAGEEYEIEEEEKEPIKVAIVGRPNMGKSTLLNALVGEERAIVSDVPGTTRDAIDSYVKIGDDEFIFIDTAGIRRRGKIKDIEYYSYLRALDAIDRADVVVLLIDAVEGPTDRDAKIAGIALEKFKPVILAVNKTDLLQSEKDWERLHRELDLNFDFIPFAPRVFISAKEKKGLKELLKQIKDVYRQYTKKVRTGEFNRALRELMEIHQPPVYKNKIVKIYYGTQVKTKPPTFLLFSNYPEGIPKSFRRFLENRLREKFGFNKIPIRIVFKKR, via the coding sequence ATGAAAAGACTTCCAGTAGTGGCGATAGTGGGGAGACCGAACGTTGGAAAATCCTCCCTCTTCAACCGCCTCATCGGAAAGAAAGTAGCCATAATAGACGACACTCCCGGCGTTACAAGGGACAGAATCGTTCAGGAAGCTGACTTGGACGACCACAAAGTTATTTTAGTTGATACCGGCGGCGTTGACACTTCCGGAGAGGGTTTTGCGAAGGAGACGACCGAGCAGGCGAAAAGGGCTATGGAAGAGGCTGACATTATAGTGTTTGTCGTTGACGGTAAAGAGGGAATTACGCCTTTAGATGAGGAAGTGGGGAGGATTTTGAGAAAGTGGAAAAAGCCGGTAATCGTTGCAGTCAACAAGGTTGACGAGCCGTTCATGGAAGACATGGTTTACGACTTTTACCGCCTTGGTTTTGACGAAGTTATCCCCATTTCAACGATTCACAAAATAGGCATTCCTACCTTAACCGAAAAAATCCTCACCCACCTCCCCCCCGACCTCAAAGAAACCGCCAAAAAAGAGTTTGAAAAGGAAGAGAGGAGAAAAAAAGCAGAAAAGCTGATTACAGAAGAAGCCAGCGCCGAACTTGACCAGCTTGCAGACTCTTTAGAGGCAGGCGAGGAATACGAGATAGAAGAGGAAGAAAAAGAACCGATAAAAGTTGCAATAGTCGGTCGTCCCAACATGGGAAAATCCACCCTCCTCAACGCCCTCGTCGGAGAAGAGCGCGCCATAGTCAGCGACGTTCCCGGAACCACCCGCGACGCCATAGACAGCTACGTTAAAATCGGCGACGATGAATTCATCTTCATAGATACCGCAGGAATAAGGCGCAGAGGGAAAATCAAAGACATAGAATACTACTCCTACCTGCGCGCCCTTGACGCTATAGACAGAGCAGACGTTGTTGTCCTCCTCATTGACGCCGTTGAAGGTCCAACAGACAGAGACGCAAAAATAGCCGGCATAGCCCTTGAAAAGTTTAAGCCCGTCATTTTAGCCGTTAACAAAACAGACCTCCTCCAGTCAGAAAAAGACTGGGAGCGCCTCCACAGAGAGCTTGACCTGAACTTTGACTTCATTCCCTTTGCCCCGAGGGTGTTCATCTCTGCAAAAGAGAAAAAAGGCTTGAAAGAGCTGTTAAAACAGATAAAAGACGTTTACAGGCAGTACACCAAAAAGGTCAGAACCGGCGAGTTCAACAGAGCTTTGAGAGAACTTATGGAAATCCATCAGCCGCCGGTTTACAAAAACAAAATCGTAAAAATCTACTACGGAACGCAGGTTAAAACGAAACCGCCGACGTTCCTTCTCTTTTCCAACTATCCGGAAGGAATTCCGAAATCTTTCCGCCGCTTTTTAGAAAACCGCTTGAGAGAGAAGTTTGGCTTTAACAAAATTCCTATAAGAATTGTCTTTAAGAAACGTTAG
- the pfdA gene encoding prefoldin subunit alpha: MIKKLLKKDDKKMAELNRELRSYISQIEALRVEIAQIDILVSEYRNTITTLKNLKDLGAGKEVLLPVGRIAQVGAKLEDVDKVVIDIGSGISVELPFDEAVKQIEKEITALLALREVLEKAMVGLYGKVEEITQKIREHGQSEATEEAENEEGKGKE, translated from the coding sequence ATGATTAAGAAGTTATTGAAAAAAGATGACAAGAAAATGGCTGAACTCAACAGGGAGTTAAGGAGCTACATCTCTCAAATTGAAGCTTTGAGAGTAGAAATTGCTCAGATTGATATTCTGGTATCTGAGTACAGAAACACTATAACTACCCTCAAAAACTTGAAAGACCTTGGAGCTGGTAAGGAAGTTCTTCTTCCTGTTGGAAGGATAGCTCAAGTAGGTGCAAAGTTGGAAGATGTTGATAAGGTAGTTATTGACATCGGTAGCGGTATTTCTGTTGAGCTTCCATTTGATGAGGCTGTTAAGCAAATTGAAAAGGAAATTACTGCGCTGCTTGCATTAAGAGAAGTGCTTGAGAAGGCGATGGTAGGTCTCTACGGAAAAGTTGAAGAAATTACTCAGAAAATCAGGGAGCATGGTCAGTCTGAAGCTACTGAAGAGGCAGAAAATGAAGAAGGAAAAGGTAAAGAGTAA
- a CDS encoding TIGR00703 family protein, producing the protein MNLMELREIQALNTLVFETLGQPEKEREFKFKTLKRWGLDLILGRKGGEETFFVAEYGKRKAGDVYEEEGIKYEVTEILSEMPKNKKLFAHIEMEEGRAYLVGELREGDKNIEILRLPAASLLLAYFKKHRLHHLIEALRNVGTATELVKQRGQEGKPYPFEKLPNVARRFLREAKKVEKEAGFGRVALAYFGENKDGDARFRVSWLLPTIALFEIDIAEKADKILAAFK; encoded by the coding sequence ATGAACTTGATGGAGTTGAGGGAGATTCAGGCTTTAAACACGTTGGTTTTTGAAACTTTAGGTCAACCTGAAAAGGAGAGGGAATTTAAGTTCAAGACGCTTAAACGCTGGGGTCTTGACCTTATTTTAGGTAGGAAAGGTGGTGAGGAAACCTTTTTCGTTGCGGAGTATGGCAAGAGAAAAGCGGGAGACGTTTATGAAGAGGAGGGTATCAAGTATGAAGTAACAGAAATTCTTTCGGAGATGCCCAAGAATAAAAAGCTTTTTGCTCATATAGAGATGGAAGAGGGTAGAGCTTACCTTGTCGGTGAGCTGAGAGAAGGTGATAAGAACATAGAAATTCTTCGTCTTCCTGCAGCCTCTCTGCTTTTAGCTTACTTCAAAAAACATCGTTTGCACCATTTAATTGAGGCTTTAAGAAATGTTGGAACTGCTACAGAGCTTGTGAAACAGAGGGGTCAGGAAGGTAAGCCTTATCCGTTTGAGAAACTCCCGAACGTTGCGAGGAGATTTTTGAGAGAAGCCAAAAAGGTTGAGAAGGAAGCAGGTTTTGGAAGAGTAGCTCTTGCTTACTTTGGAGAGAATAAAGATGGGGATGCTCGTTTCAGAGTTTCCTGGCTTTTACCGACTATTGCGCTCTTTGAAATAGATATTGCAGAAAAAGCAGACAAAATCTTGGCTGCGTTTAAGTAA
- a CDS encoding KamA family radical SAM protein → MKIPGFSTLEEIEENFGFKIPAQEKKKLKKVLQRHPMFIPDYYASLINWEDPNDPIKQIAFPSVDELDVSGSYDTSGEKENTVLTGLQHKYRETALLLVTNRCAGYCRHCFRKRMVGIPTDETVKLFDAAVSYIKEHPEITNVLISGGDPLVLPTEVIEYFLSELSKIPHLKFIRFGSRVPVFYPMRIYDDTKLLEVFSKYSTPERRVYLVTHFNHPREVTQEARKAVDALIRSGVPVSNQTVLLKGVNDNPEVLATLMKEITSAGVIPYYVFQCRPVKRVKTHFQVPLKKGYEIVERAKQKLDGHAKRFKYIMSHKTGKIEIVGIIGNEIYLKYHQAKDFKKVGKLFKRILTPNAGWLDDLAQPKECVAAVV, encoded by the coding sequence ATGAAAATCCCCGGCTTTTCCACCTTAGAAGAGATAGAAGAAAATTTCGGCTTTAAAATACCTGCTCAGGAAAAGAAAAAACTGAAAAAAGTTCTTCAGCGACACCCCATGTTCATTCCCGACTACTACGCCTCTCTAATCAACTGGGAAGACCCAAACGACCCGATAAAACAGATAGCGTTCCCCTCCGTTGACGAGTTAGACGTCAGCGGTTCATACGACACAAGCGGCGAAAAGGAAAACACCGTCCTAACCGGACTCCAGCACAAATACAGAGAAACCGCTCTACTGCTTGTAACGAACAGGTGCGCCGGCTACTGCAGGCACTGCTTCCGCAAAAGAATGGTTGGAATTCCAACAGATGAAACGGTCAAACTCTTTGACGCTGCAGTTTCATACATAAAGGAACATCCAGAAATCACAAACGTTCTCATTTCCGGCGGCGACCCGTTAGTTCTTCCTACAGAAGTGATTGAATACTTCCTTTCAGAACTTTCAAAAATCCCCCACCTCAAATTCATCCGTTTCGGCAGCAGAGTTCCCGTCTTCTATCCGATGCGAATTTACGATGACACAAAGCTTTTAGAAGTTTTCTCAAAATACTCAACGCCGGAACGCAGAGTTTATTTGGTAACCCACTTCAACCACCCAAGAGAAGTAACCCAAGAAGCAAGAAAAGCTGTTGACGCTCTCATAAGGTCTGGCGTTCCCGTAAGTAACCAGACGGTTCTCTTAAAAGGCGTTAACGATAACCCAGAAGTTTTAGCCACCCTAATGAAAGAGATAACGTCAGCCGGCGTAATACCTTACTACGTCTTCCAGTGCAGACCTGTAAAAAGAGTGAAAACCCACTTTCAGGTGCCTTTAAAGAAAGGATACGAAATAGTTGAAAGAGCAAAACAGAAACTTGACGGACACGCAAAGCGCTTTAAATACATAATGTCCCATAAAACAGGAAAGATTGAAATCGTAGGCATAATAGGAAATGAAATCTACCTAAAATACCATCAGGCAAAAGATTTCAAAAAAGTAGGAAAGCTGTTTAAGAGAATCCTAACGCCAAACGCAGGCTGGCTTGACGATTTGGCTCAACCAAAAGAGTGCGTAGCAGCAGTTGTATAA
- a CDS encoding type II toxin-antitoxin system PemK/MazF family toxin produces MERFIKGDVVVIPFPFSDLSNAKRRPALVVANLKGNDLILCQITSQKVKDEYSIPLTDKDFTEGSLRKPSNVRPNRIFTADKSIILYKAGRINTQKLNEVIQKIIEILQS; encoded by the coding sequence TTGGAAAGATTTATAAAAGGTGATGTAGTAGTTATCCCTTTTCCATTTTCCGATTTAAGTAACGCTAAAAGAAGACCAGCATTAGTAGTAGCAAACCTAAAAGGAAACGATTTAATTCTCTGTCAGATAACAAGTCAGAAAGTTAAAGATGAATATTCCATACCCCTTACAGATAAAGACTTTACAGAAGGAAGCCTGAGAAAGCCGAGTAACGTTCGCCCGAATAGAATCTTTACCGCAGATAAAAGTATAATTCTCTACAAAGCAGGACGTATTAATACCCAGAAGCTAAACGAAGTAATCCAGAAAATTATTGAAATTCTACAATCTTAA
- a CDS encoding IGHMBP2 family helicase: MPILLEGIYDGKRFQRELKKLGLKKGDVKETYIANGKTLIFLKDESLCRVFEDFVPDEETVREIVTVHNYVEKFKYLIDIERIAEIEAQEEEIRRLSGRERELLGRAILDLKGSKAGTKFHLHLVRFWREKPIETEISTGDIVLVSKGNPLKSDLLGTVTRLTEKTITVAFDNRPPNWVYKKGVRIDLYVNDVTFKRMEENLEELRHAVGRQRELRNIIVGLKQPELPESESFEFEPADKRLNETQLKAVKKSLSSPHFFLIHGPPGTGKTSTITELIVQLVKRGNKVLATADSNIAADNILLNLSKYPELKLVRIGHPARVLEELEKFSIYALFEEHEKAEKVREGWQKVRELIEKRDQFTKPVPSLRRGMSDDEIVYFGRKGKSFRGVPKKTLRSMANWILANYEIDVRIKALKEMEAIIFREIIADADVVISTNSMVKSELLEGFHFDVAVIDEGSQQVEPSTLIPIMRADRFYIAGDHKQLPPTVASEEAKELEKTLFERLIEAHPELSSMLQIQYRMNERIMEFPNKEFYDGKLIAAEEVKNRTLKDLGVSSPTKFEKVLAPEVPLAFLDTSTINAYEFKAEGSTSYENYEEAKICVSLVSELLKMGLEKKDIGVITPYAAQVKLLKQLFIEKETKVEVNSVDGFQGREKEVIVISFVRSNDSGEIGFLKDLRRLNVAITRAKRKLICVGNAKTLSSHPTYKRFIEYVKEKGVYEKCN; the protein is encoded by the coding sequence ATGCCGATACTTCTTGAAGGAATTTATGACGGGAAGAGGTTTCAAAGGGAGCTTAAAAAGTTAGGACTAAAGAAGGGTGACGTTAAAGAGACGTATATAGCCAACGGAAAAACGTTGATTTTCCTTAAAGATGAGTCTCTTTGCAGAGTTTTTGAAGATTTCGTTCCCGATGAGGAAACTGTTAGAGAGATTGTCACCGTTCACAACTACGTTGAGAAGTTTAAATATCTGATAGATATTGAAAGAATAGCTGAAATTGAAGCGCAGGAAGAGGAAATAAGGAGATTATCGGGAAGAGAGAGGGAATTATTAGGTAGAGCGATTCTTGACCTGAAAGGAAGTAAAGCAGGAACAAAATTTCACCTGCATCTGGTTCGCTTCTGGAGGGAAAAACCGATAGAGACGGAAATTTCAACGGGAGATATCGTTTTAGTTAGTAAGGGAAATCCTTTAAAAAGTGACCTTTTGGGAACGGTAACCAGGCTGACAGAAAAGACTATAACCGTTGCTTTTGATAATAGACCGCCCAACTGGGTTTATAAAAAGGGCGTAAGAATAGACCTTTACGTTAACGACGTAACGTTTAAGAGGATGGAAGAGAATTTAGAAGAATTGAGACATGCCGTTGGCAGGCAGAGGGAATTAAGAAACATTATTGTTGGATTGAAACAGCCGGAACTTCCTGAATCGGAAAGTTTTGAGTTTGAACCTGCCGATAAACGTTTGAACGAAACGCAGCTAAAAGCTGTTAAAAAATCCCTCTCTTCCCCCCACTTCTTCCTCATCCACGGACCTCCGGGAACGGGAAAAACGTCAACGATTACAGAGCTTATCGTTCAATTGGTAAAACGGGGCAATAAAGTTTTAGCCACTGCTGATTCAAACATAGCAGCGGACAACATTCTCTTAAACCTGAGCAAGTATCCTGAGCTGAAACTCGTCAGGATAGGGCATCCGGCAAGAGTTTTGGAAGAGCTTGAAAAGTTTTCCATCTACGCGCTGTTTGAAGAGCACGAAAAGGCAGAAAAGGTTAGAGAAGGCTGGCAGAAGGTTAGAGAGCTTATAGAGAAGAGGGACCAGTTTACAAAGCCTGTTCCCTCTTTAAGAAGAGGAATGAGCGACGATGAGATAGTTTACTTTGGAAGGAAAGGTAAAAGCTTTAGGGGAGTTCCCAAAAAAACGCTCCGTTCAATGGCTAACTGGATTCTTGCCAACTACGAGATAGACGTTCGCATAAAAGCTTTGAAAGAGATGGAAGCGATAATTTTCAGAGAAATCATTGCTGACGCGGACGTTGTTATATCTACCAACTCAATGGTTAAATCGGAGCTTTTAGAAGGTTTCCACTTTGACGTAGCCGTTATAGATGAGGGAAGCCAGCAGGTAGAACCTTCAACGCTTATTCCTATAATGAGGGCTGATAGGTTTTACATAGCAGGAGACCACAAGCAACTTCCGCCTACCGTTGCCAGCGAAGAAGCAAAAGAGTTAGAAAAGACGCTTTTTGAACGTTTAATAGAGGCGCATCCTGAGCTTTCAAGCATGCTGCAGATTCAGTATAGAATGAATGAAAGGATAATGGAGTTTCCCAATAAAGAGTTTTACGATGGGAAGCTAATAGCTGCTGAAGAAGTTAAGAATAGAACGCTTAAAGATTTAGGCGTTTCCAGTCCCACTAAGTTTGAAAAGGTTTTAGCGCCTGAAGTTCCTTTAGCCTTTTTGGATACTTCTACCATTAACGCTTATGAGTTTAAAGCTGAAGGTTCAACGTCTTACGAGAATTACGAGGAAGCGAAAATCTGCGTTAGCTTAGTTTCAGAACTTTTGAAGATGGGGCTTGAGAAGAAAGATATAGGAGTGATAACGCCTTACGCTGCACAGGTAAAACTTTTAAAGCAGCTTTTTATTGAGAAGGAAACCAAAGTGGAAGTGAATTCTGTTGACGGCTTTCAGGGAAGGGAAAAGGAAGTTATTGTTATCTCTTTCGTTCGTTCAAACGACAGCGGTGAGATAGGATTTTTGAAAGATTTAAGGAGGTTAAACGTTGCTATAACGAGGGCAAAGAGGAAGCTTATCTGCGTCGGAAACGCTAAAACGCTTTCTTCCCATCCGACTTATAAAAGGTTTATTGAATACGTTAAGGAGAAGGGCGTTTACGAAAAGTGTAATTAA